A single window of Senegalia massiliensis DNA harbors:
- a CDS encoding YhdH/YhfP family quinone oxidoreductase, whose translation MKDVKFKAFFVEEDGENFKRSIISKQISDLPEGDITINVKYSSLNYKDALSSIGNKGVTRNYPHTPGIDAAGIVVESNDNNIKEGDKVLVTGYDLGMNTDGGFEEYIRVPSKWVVKLPENLSLKESMIYGTAGFTAAISVYKLMKLGRVKPNDGEILVTGATGGVGSTAIKILSKLGYNVIGATGKKEEKDMIVDMGAKDIIDRHELEDESGKPLLKSRWAGVIDTTGGNMLSTAIKTTNYGGSVTTCGNVAGHKFDASVYPFILRGISLLGVDSVNVDNELRNILWSLLSNDWKIDTLHDNINEIGLKELNEEIDKMLNGNHKGRTIVNLEK comes from the coding sequence ATGAAAGATGTAAAATTTAAAGCATTTTTTGTGGAAGAAGATGGAGAAAACTTTAAAAGAAGTATAATCTCAAAACAAATAAGTGATTTGCCAGAAGGTGATATTACTATAAATGTAAAATATTCTTCTTTAAATTACAAGGATGCATTGTCATCAATAGGAAATAAAGGAGTAACTAGAAATTATCCTCATACTCCTGGAATTGATGCAGCTGGAATTGTAGTAGAAAGTAATGATAATAATATAAAAGAAGGCGATAAAGTATTAGTCACAGGATATGATTTAGGAATGAATACTGATGGTGGATTTGAAGAATATATTCGTGTTCCTAGTAAGTGGGTAGTTAAACTCCCAGAGAATTTATCATTAAAAGAAAGTATGATATATGGTACAGCAGGTTTTACTGCCGCTATATCTGTATATAAACTTATGAAATTAGGAAGAGTAAAACCTAATGATGGAGAGATATTAGTAACTGGTGCTACTGGTGGAGTTGGTAGTACTGCTATAAAAATATTATCTAAATTAGGATATAATGTAATAGGTGCTACAGGAAAAAAAGAAGAAAAAGATATGATAGTTGATATGGGAGCAAAAGACATCATAGATAGACATGAATTGGAAGATGAAAGTGGAAAACCTCTTTTAAAATCTAGATGGGCTGGAGTGATTGATACAACTGGAGGTAATATGCTTTCAACTGCAATAAAAACTACAAATTATGGTGGTAGTGTAACTACATGCGGAAATGTAGCTGGTCATAAATTTGATGCATCTGTTTATCCATTTATATTAAGAGGAATATCACTGCTTGGAGTTGACTCAGTAAATGTAGATAATGAGCTTAGAAATATATTATGGAGCTTGCTTTCAAATGATTGGAAAATAGATACTTTACATGATAATATAAATGAAATTGGACTTAAAGAATTAAATGAAGAAATTGATAAAATGTTAAATGGAAATCATAAAGGAAGAACTATTGTAAATTTAGAAAAATAA
- a CDS encoding sodium-dependent transporter, whose translation MENNDRGQWGSKLGFILAVIGSAVGLGNIWRYPYLLYTNGGGAFLVPYFIALFTAGIPLVILEYGFGHKFRGSAPLSFARGNKKFEWLGWWPSVTSFIILTYYTAILSWAINYLFFSFGQTWGSDTNAFFFGEFLQASSGPLDISGMRWPIFIGITAIWFINWFVSYRGVSGGIEKLNKVLIPTLLGIMIIIVIRGVTLPGASLGLNKLFTPDWSKVKDLNVWIDAYGQVFFSLSLAMGILITYSSYLPKKSDINNSAFITAFSNSGFEFLSAIGVFGILGFMATSQGIPIEDVATQGIGLAFVAFPKVFSLMGPLGAVFGVLFFLALVFAGLTSSISLLEAFSSAVIDKSGASRKKVITITSIVGYLVCVIYATGAGVFVLDIVDAFINSFSLVTVGLLEALILGWIIGADKIRKHTNSVSIYSIGKWWEVMIKFVTPAILGVMLITKIINEIKSPYGGGDYSSSALLLLGWGVVGSIIVIAFIAKSTRWHKGVLEKNIEDEEEAI comes from the coding sequence TTGGAAAACAATGACAGAGGACAATGGGGTTCGAAATTAGGTTTTATTTTAGCAGTTATAGGTTCGGCAGTTGGTTTAGGAAATATTTGGAGGTATCCTTATCTCTTATATACCAACGGAGGAGGGGCGTTTTTAGTACCTTATTTTATAGCTTTATTTACAGCAGGGATACCTTTGGTTATATTAGAATATGGGTTTGGACATAAGTTTAGAGGGTCTGCTCCATTATCGTTTGCTAGAGGAAATAAGAAGTTTGAATGGCTTGGTTGGTGGCCTAGTGTTACATCCTTCATTATACTTACTTATTATACAGCAATATTAAGTTGGGCAATTAATTATTTGTTTTTCTCATTTGGTCAAACTTGGGGTTCTGATACTAATGCATTTTTCTTTGGTGAGTTTTTACAGGCTTCATCTGGTCCCTTAGATATATCAGGAATGAGGTGGCCAATATTTATAGGAATTACAGCTATTTGGTTTATAAATTGGTTTGTATCTTATAGAGGAGTTTCCGGTGGAATAGAGAAATTAAATAAAGTACTCATACCTACATTACTTGGAATTATGATTATTATAGTTATTAGAGGAGTTACACTTCCTGGAGCATCTTTAGGATTAAATAAACTATTTACACCTGACTGGTCAAAAGTAAAAGATTTAAATGTATGGATAGATGCATATGGGCAAGTATTTTTCTCACTTAGTTTAGCTATGGGAATACTCATAACATATTCATCTTATTTACCTAAAAAGTCAGATATAAATAATAGTGCATTTATAACTGCATTTTCAAATAGTGGATTTGAATTTTTATCAGCTATAGGAGTGTTTGGGATATTAGGATTTATGGCAACTAGCCAAGGAATACCAATTGAAGATGTTGCAACACAAGGTATTGGTCTTGCTTTTGTAGCTTTTCCAAAAGTCTTTAGTTTAATGGGACCACTTGGTGCTGTTTTTGGAGTATTATTCTTTTTAGCATTAGTATTTGCAGGACTAACATCAAGTATTTCATTATTAGAAGCATTCTCTAGTGCAGTTATAGATAAATCTGGAGCAAGTAGAAAAAAAGTAATTACTATAACTTCCATAGTAGGATATTTAGTATGTGTAATATATGCAACAGGAGCTGGAGTTTTTGTACTAGATATAGTTGATGCGTTTATTAATTCATTTAGTTTAGTAACTGTAGGATTACTCGAAGCATTAATATTAGGTTGGATAATTGGTGCAGATAAGATAAGAAAGCATACTAACTCAGTATCTATTTATAGTATAGGTAAATGGTGGGAAGTAATGATTAAGTTTGTAACACCTGCAATACTAGGTGTAATGCTTATTACAAAGATAATTAATGAAATAAAATCTCCTTATGGTGGTGGAGATTACTCATCTTCTGCACTTCTACTATTAGGTTGGGGAGTTGTAGGATCTATTATAGTTATTGCATTTATAGCTAAAAGTACAAGATGGCATAAGGGAGTATTAGAGAAAAATATTGAAGATGAAGAGGAGGCAATTTAA
- a CDS encoding sodium-dependent transporter, with the protein MRDKWSSNLGFILAASGSAIGLGNLWKFPYNTGSNGGGAFVLLYLLFLAIIGIPLMLAAITLGRKTELSVFGAYRSIDKRWAFVGTLAIICGFIILAFYSTVGGWVIFYLKSAIVGDLNTTDSAYLGSIFDNLLNSPIELLSYQFIFMIATILIVLRGISGGIEKASKIMMPALFIMIIIIAIRSITLKGGIAGIEFLFVPDFSKINMNVAMNALGQVFFSISIGIGTMITYGSYLDKKDNLLSTATLIPVLDTIIAILAGLAILPAVFALGFEPTEGPGLMFITLPAVFSSMPFGYFFSLLFFILVLFAALTSSISMLEVAVSYFVDEKGKKRIPTTIITGGFIFLLGVPASLSLGAWSFKVLGNLNFFDLYDKLASNILLTTGAFLLAIFVGWVLTPEKAIEEIERSKIEFRLSKIWSLLIKYVVPIAVGIILVNSYIDFFKSVIDI; encoded by the coding sequence ATTCGTGATAAATGGTCTTCAAATTTAGGATTTATTTTGGCAGCATCTGGTTCTGCAATAGGTTTAGGTAATTTATGGAAATTTCCATATAATACTGGTTCAAATGGTGGTGGAGCTTTTGTTTTATTATATCTATTATTTCTAGCAATTATAGGTATTCCTTTAATGCTTGCAGCTATAACTCTTGGACGAAAAACTGAATTATCTGTTTTTGGTGCATATAGAAGCATTGATAAAAGATGGGCTTTTGTTGGTACTCTAGCAATAATATGTGGTTTTATTATACTTGCCTTTTATTCTACTGTAGGAGGCTGGGTTATATTTTATCTAAAATCAGCAATAGTAGGTGATCTAAACACTACTGATTCAGCATATTTAGGTAGTATTTTTGATAATTTACTTAATTCTCCTATAGAATTATTGTCATATCAATTTATTTTCATGATAGCTACCATATTAATAGTTTTAAGAGGTATTAGTGGTGGAATTGAAAAAGCTTCAAAAATAATGATGCCGGCTTTATTCATAATGATTATAATTATAGCTATAAGAAGTATTACTCTTAAAGGTGGTATAGCAGGTATAGAGTTTCTATTTGTACCTGACTTTTCAAAAATTAATATGAACGTAGCAATGAATGCTCTAGGTCAAGTATTCTTCTCAATTTCTATAGGAATAGGAACTATGATTACTTATGGAAGCTATTTAGATAAAAAAGATAATCTCTTATCTACAGCAACTCTTATTCCAGTATTAGATACAATTATTGCTATACTTGCAGGTCTTGCAATACTACCTGCCGTATTTGCCCTTGGTTTTGAGCCTACAGAAGGTCCAGGACTTATGTTTATAACATTACCTGCTGTATTTTCATCTATGCCATTTGGTTACTTTTTCAGCTTATTATTTTTTATATTAGTATTATTTGCAGCCCTTACTTCTTCTATATCCATGCTAGAAGTAGCTGTATCATATTTTGTAGATGAAAAAGGCAAAAAGAGAATACCAACAACTATAATTACAGGAGGATTTATATTTTTACTTGGAGTACCTGCTTCACTTTCTCTTGGAGCTTGGTCATTTAAAGTATTAGGTAATTTGAACTTCTTTGACCTTTATGATAAATTAGCTTCAAATATACTTTTAACAACAGGTGCATTCTTACTTGCAATATTTGTAGGATGGGTTTTAACTCCAGAAAAAGCAATAGAAGAAATAGAGAGATCTAAAATAGAGTTTAGATTATCTAAAATCTGGTCTTTACTCATAAAGTATGTAGTTCCTATTGCTGTTGGGATAATATTAGTTAATTCTTATATAGATTTCTTTAAATCGGTTATTGATATATAA
- a CDS encoding S9 family peptidase has protein sequence MEKLKLDDFTKYKFLSGIKHGKEKGKFAFVVHNIDKEENKYLSNIWLYDKGDLRQLTTFDKESSFIWIDDEEIIFSSNRDEIDKSKETKEEITKFYKININGGEAKKYFEIDKNVINIEKLSDNKFIFTASYDKEDKNKDEKNFVELDEIPFWSNGSGYTNKKRSRLYIYDLEKEECKAITDEITNIGEFSLNDNKDKVVFISNKFENKMDLADSLYIYDIKNDELKNIHSNEFSYYYSRFIKDDTLIINATDMKNYGINENGKFYTYDLNQDEMKCITPDFDKSVWNSVGSDVRYGASSSVKLDRNYLYFITTENDSSYINRIDENGNIQKLVENKGSVDGFSVKDGEIYFIGLRDLKLQEIYKLDEKEEIQISNFNNWLQKERTLSQVENYSVENDGVTIDGFIIKPVNFDKNKKYPAILDIHGGPKTVYGNIFYHEMQYWANQGYVVFFCNPRGSDGKGNDFADIRGKYGTIDYDDIMKFTDKVLEQYSFIDKEKVGVTGGSYGGFMTNWIIGHTSRFRSAASQRSISNWTSMYSTTDIGYYFTQDQIGETPWSDNEKLWWHSPLKYADKVDTPTLFIHGEKDYRCWVVEGIQMFTALKYHNIESKLCIFKDENHELSRSGKPKSRIERLEQITNWFDKYLK, from the coding sequence ATGGAAAAGTTAAAATTAGATGATTTTACAAAGTATAAGTTTTTATCAGGTATTAAACATGGAAAGGAAAAAGGAAAATTTGCTTTTGTAGTACATAATATTGATAAAGAAGAAAATAAATACTTATCTAATATTTGGTTATATGATAAAGGTGATTTAAGACAGCTCACTACATTTGATAAAGAAAGTTCATTTATATGGATAGATGATGAAGAGATAATATTCTCAAGCAATAGAGATGAAATAGATAAGAGTAAAGAAACAAAAGAAGAAATTACTAAATTTTATAAAATAAATATAAATGGAGGAGAAGCCAAAAAGTATTTTGAAATAGATAAAAATGTAATTAATATTGAAAAGTTAAGTGACAATAAGTTTATATTTACAGCTAGCTATGATAAAGAAGATAAAAATAAAGATGAAAAAAATTTTGTTGAATTAGACGAAATACCTTTTTGGTCTAATGGTAGTGGCTATACTAATAAAAAAAGAAGTAGATTATATATTTATGATTTAGAAAAAGAAGAATGTAAGGCTATTACAGATGAAATTACAAATATAGGTGAATTTTCATTAAATGATAATAAGGATAAAGTAGTATTTATATCTAATAAATTTGAAAACAAAATGGATTTAGCTGATTCATTATATATTTATGATATAAAAAATGATGAATTGAAAAATATCCATAGTAATGAATTTTCATATTATTATTCTAGATTTATTAAAGATGATACTTTGATAATAAATGCTACAGATATGAAAAATTATGGTATAAATGAAAATGGTAAGTTTTATACTTATGATTTAAATCAAGATGAAATGAAATGTATAACCCCTGATTTTGACAAAAGTGTATGGAACTCAGTAGGTTCAGATGTAAGGTATGGTGCGTCATCTAGTGTAAAGTTAGATAGAAATTATCTTTATTTTATTACTACAGAAAATGATAGTTCGTATATAAATAGAATAGATGAGAATGGTAATATACAAAAGTTAGTAGAGAATAAAGGTTCCGTAGATGGATTTAGTGTAAAAGATGGAGAAATATATTTTATAGGGCTTCGTGATTTAAAATTACAAGAAATATATAAATTAGATGAAAAAGAAGAAATTCAAATATCTAATTTTAATAATTGGTTACAAAAAGAAAGAACATTATCTCAGGTAGAAAATTATAGTGTGGAAAATGATGGGGTTACTATTGATGGATTCATAATTAAACCTGTTAATTTTGATAAAAATAAAAAATATCCAGCCATATTAGACATTCATGGAGGACCTAAAACTGTATATGGAAATATTTTTTATCATGAAATGCAATATTGGGCAAATCAAGGTTATGTAGTGTTTTTCTGTAATCCTCGTGGTAGTGATGGAAAAGGAAATGATTTTGCAGATATTAGAGGGAAATATGGAACAATTGATTATGATGATATAATGAAATTTACTGATAAAGTACTTGAACAGTATTCTTTTATAGATAAAGAGAAGGTAGGAGTTACAGGTGGATCTTATGGAGGTTTTATGACAAATTGGATAATAGGTCATACTAGTAGATTTAGATCAGCTGCATCTCAAAGAAGTATATCTAACTGGACGAGTATGTATTCTACTACAGATATAGGATATTACTTTACACAGGACCAAATTGGTGAAACTCCTTGGAGTGATAATGAAAAATTGTGGTGGCATTCTCCCCTTAAATATGCAGATAAAGTAGATACTCCTACGCTTTTTATTCATGGAGAAAAAGATTATAGATGTTGGGTAGTTGAAGGAATACAGATGTTTACAGCACTTAAATATCATAATATTGAAAGTAAATTATGTATATTTAAAGATGAAAATCATGAACTTAGTAGAAGTGGTAAGCCAAAAAGTAGAATAGAAAGACTTGAACAAATAACTAATTGGTTTGATAAATATTTAAAATAA
- a CDS encoding MetS family NSS transporter small subunit encodes MTGTSIAFFLFGAIVLWGGIAVTVTIAIKDKS; translated from the coding sequence ATGACAGGAACTTCTATAGCATTTTTCTTATTTGGAGCAATTGTATTATGGGGTGGCATAGCAGTTACTGTTACTATAGCCATAAAAGATAAAAGTTAA
- a CDS encoding EscE/YscE/SsaE family type III secretion system needle protein co-chaperone, with protein MKNKMGNNQGKNARQRVQGVTGQLQSSVNELNQALSSVEKPENKQKIQNTLNSVNSALQSANDTLSNYKE; from the coding sequence TTGAAAAATAAAATGGGAAATAATCAAGGTAAAAATGCTAGACAAAGAGTTCAAGGAGTTACAGGTCAGCTTCAATCTTCAGTAAATGAGTTAAATCAAGCTCTTTCTTCTGTTGAAAAACCAGAAAATAAGCAAAAAATCCAAAATACTCTTAACTCAGTAAATAGTGCATTACAATCTGCTAATGATACATTATCAAATTATAAAGAATAA
- a CDS encoding aminopeptidase, whose product MNNFNELLKKYADIAINIGVNIQKDQILYINAPIESNEFVRALSKSAYDAGARDVMVNWNDDELALIRFLNAPDKAFKEFPQWKADGLAELAKDNAAFISITGNDPDIFKDVDPEKMATDTKTKLKALQEYRKYTMASKVAWCVIAAPSKAWAKKVIGIDDSEKAIEKLWDKIFKIVRVDREDPVEAWKEHTTNLENRVKYLNKENFKKLHFKSSITDLEVELPKGHIWAGGGEENDKDTYFVANIPTEEVFTMPHRTGVNGVVKNTKPFNYNGNLIDDFTLTFENGKVVDFKAEKGYDVLKKMLETDEGALRLGEVALVPHDSPISNLDTIFYNTLFDENASCHLALGKAYPTCIENGSDMETEELTEKGANDSLIHEDFMIGSADMNIIAEKQNGEKVQIFKDGNWSI is encoded by the coding sequence ATGAACAATTTCAATGAATTATTAAAAAAATATGCTGATATTGCAATTAATATTGGTGTAAACATTCAAAAGGATCAAATTCTTTATATTAATGCTCCTATTGAAAGCAATGAATTTGTAAGAGCTCTTTCAAAATCTGCCTATGATGCAGGTGCACGTGATGTTATGGTTAATTGGAATGACGATGAATTAGCCCTTATAAGATTTTTAAATGCACCAGACAAAGCATTTAAAGAATTTCCACAATGGAAGGCAGATGGATTAGCAGAGCTTGCAAAGGATAATGCTGCCTTTATATCAATTACTGGTAATGATCCAGACATATTTAAAGATGTAGATCCTGAAAAAATGGCAACAGATACTAAAACAAAACTCAAAGCCCTTCAGGAATATAGAAAATATACAATGGCTAGCAAAGTAGCTTGGTGTGTTATAGCTGCTCCTTCAAAAGCATGGGCTAAAAAGGTTATAGGTATTGATGACAGTGAAAAAGCTATAGAAAAACTTTGGGATAAAATATTTAAAATAGTTAGAGTAGATAGAGAAGACCCTGTAGAAGCATGGAAGGAACATACTACAAATTTAGAAAATAGAGTAAAATATCTAAATAAAGAAAACTTCAAGAAATTACATTTCAAATCCTCTATTACAGATTTAGAAGTAGAACTACCAAAAGGCCATATTTGGGCAGGTGGAGGAGAAGAGAATGATAAGGACACATATTTTGTAGCGAATATTCCAACAGAAGAAGTCTTTACTATGCCTCATAGAACTGGAGTAAATGGTGTAGTTAAAAATACTAAGCCATTTAATTATAATGGCAATTTAATAGATGACTTTACACTTACATTTGAAAATGGTAAAGTTGTAGATTTTAAAGCAGAAAAGGGCTATGATGTACTTAAAAAAATGTTAGAAACTGATGAAGGAGCATTACGTTTAGGTGAAGTTGCATTGGTACCACATGACTCTCCTATATCAAATTTAGATACAATATTCTATAATACATTATTTGATGAAAATGCATCTTGTCATTTAGCTTTAGGAAAAGCATACCCTACATGCATAGAAAATGGAAGTGATATGGAAACAGAAGAGTTAACAGAAAAAGGTGCAAATGATTCACTTATACATGAAGATTTCATGATAGGTTCAGCTGATATGAATATAATAGCTGAAAAACAAAATGGTGAAAAAGTACAAATATTTAAAGATGGTAATTGGTCTATATAA
- a CDS encoding FAD-dependent oxidoreductase yields the protein MKIVVIGCTHAGTAATVNAAKMYPDAEITVYERNDNISFLSCGIALYVGGFIEDPEGLFYSSPKELAKLGVNTKMQHDVLDVDTDKKKIKVRDMKSGEEFEELYDKLIVTTGSWPIVPPFEGIDLDNILLSKNYNHSNTIIERAKNAKNIAVIGAGYIGVELAEAFNLNDKNVTLIDMADRILSKYLDKEYTDIAENTFREKGIKLALGEKVTKFEGNDGKVSKVITDKGEYDIDLVILCIGFKPNTSLLKDQVEMLGNGAIKVDEYMRTSKEDVFAAGDNSAIIYNPTGEHRYIPLATNAVRMGTIASKNLLENKARYMGTQGTSGIKIYNHNISSSGLTEEAAKQAGLDFDTVTVKDKYRPEFMPTHEEATLKVVYEKGTRRILGAQIISDADLTQYMNTMSVVIQNKMTLDELAYTDFFFQPHYNKPWNLLNLPGLNA from the coding sequence ATGAAAATAGTAGTTATAGGATGTACACATGCGGGAACAGCGGCAACAGTAAATGCTGCTAAGATGTATCCTGATGCAGAAATTACAGTTTACGAAAGAAATGATAATATTTCTTTTCTTTCTTGTGGTATAGCATTATATGTAGGTGGATTTATAGAGGATCCAGAAGGATTATTTTATTCATCACCAAAGGAACTTGCTAAACTTGGAGTTAATACCAAGATGCAGCATGATGTATTAGATGTAGATACTGACAAAAAGAAAATAAAAGTTAGAGATATGAAATCAGGAGAAGAATTTGAAGAGCTTTATGATAAATTAATAGTTACAACAGGCTCATGGCCAATAGTACCTCCTTTTGAAGGTATAGACTTGGATAACATATTATTATCTAAGAATTATAATCACTCAAATACTATTATAGAGAGAGCTAAAAATGCAAAGAATATAGCAGTAATAGGTGCAGGATATATTGGTGTAGAGCTTGCGGAAGCATTTAATTTAAATGATAAAAATGTTACTCTTATAGATATGGCTGATAGAATACTAAGTAAATATTTAGATAAAGAATATACTGATATAGCTGAAAATACTTTTAGAGAAAAAGGAATAAAACTTGCGTTAGGTGAAAAAGTTACAAAATTTGAAGGAAATGATGGTAAAGTATCAAAGGTTATAACTGATAAGGGTGAGTATGATATAGATTTAGTTATATTATGTATTGGTTTCAAACCAAATACTTCTTTACTTAAGGATCAAGTAGAAATGTTAGGTAATGGTGCAATAAAAGTAGATGAATATATGAGAACAAGTAAAGAAGACGTATTTGCAGCAGGAGACAATTCAGCAATAATTTATAACCCAACAGGAGAGCATAGATACATACCATTAGCTACAAATGCAGTAAGAATGGGAACTATAGCATCTAAAAATCTCTTAGAAAATAAAGCTAGATATATGGGTACTCAAGGAACTTCTGGTATAAAGATATATAATCATAATATTTCTTCTTCAGGGCTTACAGAAGAAGCAGCAAAACAAGCTGGTTTAGATTTTGATACTGTTACAGTAAAGGATAAATATAGACCTGAATTTATGCCGACACATGAAGAAGCTACATTAAAGGTAGTATATGAAAAAGGTACAAGAAGAATATTAGGTGCACAAATTATATCAGATGCAGATTTAACACAGTATATGAATACTATGTCAGTAGTTATACAAAATAAAATGACTTTAGATGAACTTGCATATACTGATTTCTTTTTCCAACCACATTATAATAAACCATGGAACTTATTAAATTTACCAGGTTTAAATGCATAA
- a CDS encoding M3 family oligoendopeptidase → MKKFNEYEYIRPNIKKLEREFIDYLEKFKEAETVDIQNEMMKNINNLRKNFETMENLVLIRHTINLNDEYYEKEKEFMDENSPVYTGLVSHYYKALINSKFKNELKDQWGDQIFKIAELKIKTFSEDIIEDLKKENKLVSRYTKLRGSSKINFEGEERNLSEMGPFLQSKDRNIRKKAQVAYNNFFFENEQEFDDIYDEMVKVRQKIAKKLEYNNFIELAYDRHKRSDYNKDMVKQYRDQIKEEIVPIANSLRKRQAERLGIENLKYYDEPLEFLSGNATPKGDKNWMIQNAEKMYNELSAETGEFFKFMKQKNLMDLEAKKGKAGGGYCTFIDDYKSPFIFSNFNGTSDDVDVLTHEAGHAFQMYSSRDFELPEYNFPTLDACEIHSMSMEFLAWPWMDLFFKEDTLKYKFSHLSGTVLFLPYGALVDEFQHFVFENPEVSKIDRKRKWRELEKKYLPNLNYEDNDFLERGGFWFRQGHIFTDPFYYIDYTLAQVCAFQYWVKYRDNKEEALESYIKLCKMGGSKSFLELVEFSGLKNPFNEGTISEISKPIKEWLEKIDDKKL, encoded by the coding sequence TTGAAAAAATTTAATGAATATGAATATATAAGACCAAATATTAAAAAGTTAGAACGAGAATTTATAGATTATTTAGAAAAATTTAAAGAAGCAGAAACTGTAGATATTCAAAATGAAATGATGAAAAATATAAACAATTTAAGAAAAAACTTTGAGACTATGGAAAACTTAGTTTTAATTCGTCATACAATAAATTTAAATGATGAATATTATGAAAAAGAAAAAGAATTTATGGATGAAAATTCTCCTGTTTATACTGGACTTGTTTCACATTATTATAAAGCACTTATTAATTCAAAATTTAAAAATGAATTAAAAGACCAATGGGGAGATCAGATATTTAAAATTGCAGAACTTAAAATTAAAACTTTCTCTGAAGATATAATAGAAGACTTAAAAAAAGAAAATAAATTAGTAAGTAGATATACTAAATTACGTGGCTCTTCAAAAATAAATTTTGAAGGAGAAGAAAGAAATTTATCTGAAATGGGTCCATTTTTACAATCAAAAGATAGAAATATAAGAAAAAAAGCCCAAGTTGCTTATAATAATTTCTTTTTTGAAAATGAACAAGAATTTGATGATATTTATGATGAAATGGTAAAAGTTAGACAGAAAATAGCAAAAAAATTAGAATATAATAATTTTATAGAACTTGCATATGATAGACATAAAAGAAGTGATTATAATAAGGATATGGTAAAACAATATAGAGATCAAATTAAAGAAGAAATAGTTCCTATTGCAAACTCTTTAAGAAAAAGGCAAGCAGAAAGATTAGGAATTGAAAATCTTAAATATTATGATGAACCTTTAGAATTTTTATCTGGAAATGCTACGCCTAAAGGCGATAAAAACTGGATGATACAAAATGCAGAAAAAATGTATAATGAATTGTCTGCTGAAACAGGTGAATTTTTTAAGTTTATGAAGCAAAAAAATCTTATGGATCTAGAAGCTAAAAAAGGTAAAGCTGGTGGTGGATATTGTACATTTATAGATGATTATAAATCACCATTTATATTCTCAAATTTTAATGGCACTTCAGACGATGTAGATGTTCTAACTCATGAAGCAGGTCATGCTTTTCAAATGTATAGTAGTAGGGATTTTGAATTGCCTGAGTATAATTTTCCAACTCTTGACGCATGTGAGATTCACTCTATGAGTATGGAATTCTTAGCATGGCCATGGATGGACTTATTTTTTAAAGAAGATACTTTAAAATATAAATTTTCTCATTTAAGTGGAACAGTTTTATTTTTACCTTATGGAGCATTAGTAGATGAATTCCAACACTTTGTATTTGAAAATCCAGAAGTATCAAAAATTGATAGAAAAAGAAAATGGAGAGAGTTAGAAAAGAAATATCTTCCTAATTTAAATTATGAAGATAATGATTTCTTAGAAAGAGGAGGATTTTGGTTTAGACAAGGTCATATTTTCACAGATCCTTTCTATTATATAGATTATACTTTAGCTCAAGTTTGTGCATTTCAATATTGGGTTAAATATAGAGATAATAAAGAAGAAGCTTTAGAAAGCTATATAAAATTATGTAAAATGGGAGGAAGTAAATCTTTCTTAGAATTAGTAGAATTTTCAGGACTTAAAAATCCATTTAATGAAGGAACTATATCTGAAATTTCAAAACCTATAAAAGAATGGTTAGAAAAAATAGATGATAAAAAACTTTAA